A genomic window from Archaeoglobus profundus DSM 5631 includes:
- a CDS encoding metallophosphoesterase → MKFVAISDTHDNMQAIRDLIDALKSERFDFIVHAGDIVAPFAMKALKNLGKKIYFAFGNNDGEKRLLTKIAEDNEWVIGEIVEFPEGVVYHGTDARIVEILKKTNHRYLVLGHTHEVKVERVENKIIINPGEICGYLTGRRTFAIVEDGVVSVVEF, encoded by the coding sequence ATGAAGTTCGTGGCAATATCCGACACACACGACAACATGCAAGCTATAAGAGATTTGATCGACGCGTTAAAATCCGAAAGATTTGACTTCATCGTCCATGCGGGAGATATTGTTGCTCCGTTTGCAATGAAGGCTCTCAAGAATTTGGGGAAGAAGATTTACTTCGCATTCGGCAACAACGATGGAGAAAAGAGGCTGTTGACAAAAATTGCAGAGGATAACGAATGGGTTATAGGAGAAATTGTTGAGTTTCCGGAGGGTGTCGTTTATCATGGAACCGATGCAAGAATAGTCGAGATTCTGAAGAAAACAAATCATAGGTATCTTGTGCTGGGACATACGCATGAAGTCAAGGTTGAGAGGGTTGAGAACAAGATCATAATCAACCCGGGCGAGATCTGCGGTTATCTAACTGGTAGAAGAACTTTTGCGATAGTCGAGGATGGGGTTGTAAGCGTTGTCGAGTTCTAA